In Heptranchias perlo isolate sHepPer1 chromosome 16, sHepPer1.hap1, whole genome shotgun sequence, one genomic interval encodes:
- the irx5a gene encoding Iroquois homeobox protein 5a, with protein MSYPQGYLYQPSASLALYSCPAYSTSVISGPRTDELGRSSSGSAFSPYAGSTAFTAPSPGYNSHLQYGTDPTAAFTSYVGSPYDHSTGMAGSIGYHPYAAPLGSYPYGDPAYRKNATRDATATLKAWLSEHRKNPYPTKGEKIMLAIITKMTLTQVSTWFANARRRLKKENKMTWTPRNRSEDEEEEENIDLEKNDDDEPQKSLEKGNSSEPESGNQKTNIIEIACERFEEQDPSKESGHILSDSELKDAEEREIIDSPKATTSSLVVPHGAELLHESNDSELENAHTNLAHTIPSNTANCNVTSVIHSPPATSSKPKLWSLAEIATSDKSKEQSEQQQTACPGQGCAVPASASSPSRSPCPYPNSAVLGRPLYYTSPFYTGYTNYGSFGHLHSHHGGSSTTHFSSNGLSQTVLNRAEALAKLCPETKTKSPAQIDHCKDTPSYDLKKGMSNI; from the exons ATGTCGTATCCTCAGGGCTACTTGTATCAACCGTCAGCTTCTTTAGCTCTTTACTCGTGTCCAGCGTACAGCACGAGCGTCATATCGGGACCCAGGACGGATGAACTTGGGAGATCTTCTTCAGGATCTGCCTTCAGCCCGTACGCCGGATCTACAGCGTTTACAGCCCCTTCCCCAGGCTATAACAGCCACCTCCAGTACGGTACAGACCCGACCGCTGCCTTCACTTCCTACGTG GGCTCTCCCTATGATCACTCGACGGGAATGGCTGGATCTATAGGATATCATCCGTACGCCGCTCCTTTAGGCTCTTATCCCTATGGTGACCCAGCTTACCGAAAAAATGCCACCAGAGATGCCACTGCCACCCTCAAAGCCTGGCTCAGCGAGCACAGGAAGAACCCTTATCCCACCAAAGGCGAGAAGATCATGCTGGCTATCATCACGAAAATGACCCTGACTCAAGTGTCCACCTGGTTTGCAAACGCCAGGAGGAGGTTGAAGAAGGAGAATAAAATGACCTGGACCCCGAGAAATAGGAGCGAAgacgaggaggaagaagagaacaTAGATCTGGAGAAAAACGACGACGATGAGCCGCAGAAATCCTTGGAAAAGGGAAACTCGTCGGAACCAGAGTCAG GGAATCAGAAAACGAACATAATAGAAATTGCTTGTGAAAGATTTGAAGAACAAGATCCTAGTAAAGAAAGTGGGCATATCCTTAGCGATTCGGAGTTAAAAGACGCCGAGGAAAGAGAGATCATTGACTCCCCTAAAGCTACTACTTCTTCCCTGGTTGTGCCTCACGGAGCTGAGCTCTTGCACGAAAGCAACGACTCAGAATTGGAAAATGCACATACAAACCTAGCTCACACTATTCCTAGTAACACAGCGAACTGCAATGTGACTTCAGTCATCCATTCCCCTCCGGCAACAAGCTCCAAGCCCAAACTCTGGTCTTTAGCAGAAATCGCCACTTCGGACAAGTCGAAGGAACAGAGCGAGCAGCAGCAGACTGCGTGCCCAGGTCAAGGCTGCGCCGTGCCGGCCAGCGCCTCGTCCCCGTCCCGTTCCCCTTGCCCTTACCCGAACAGCGCCGTGCTGGGCCGGCCTCTCTACTACACCTCGCCCTTCTACACGGGCTACACAAACTATGGCAGCTTCGGACACCTTCACAGCCACCATGGAGGTAGTAGCACAACACACTTCAGTTCCAATGGATTAAGTCAGACTGTCTTAAACAGAGCAGAGGCTCTAGCAAAACTCTGTCCAGAAACTAAAACAAAGAGCCCGGCACAAATAGATCATTGCAAGGACACACCGTCTTATGATTTGAAGAAAGGTATGTCGAACATTTAA